Genomic segment of Candidatus Bathyarchaeia archaeon:
GAGAGATTCTGGCCCGGACCCCTAACATTGGTGCTGAAAAAATCTGAGATTGTTCCATCGATTACAGTCGCAGGACTGGACACGGTGGCTGTACGTATCCCAAAACACAGGGTCGCCTTGATGCTGATTAAGGAAGCCGGAGTGCCTGTCGCCGCGCCCAGCGCGAACCTCGCTGGTAAACCCAGCCCCACCCTCGCTGAGCATGTGATCCGAGACCTAGACGGTAAAATAGACATGGTGCTCGACGGGGGCCCCACCGAAATCGGAGTTGAGTCTACGGTCCTAGATTTGACAACTCCCCAGCCCCTAGTGCTAAGACCGGGAGGCGTAACCCTGGAGGAGTTGAGAAGAGTTTTAAGGGAAGTCCAATTACACCCTGTTGCGGTGACCATGGAGAAACTTAATCACGAACTGGCACGGTCACCCGGCATGAAGCATAAACACTACGCGCCCAACGCAGAAATGATCCTCGTCGAAGGAGAAAGGCGTGAAAGGGTTAAGGAGAGGATTCGGGAACTTGTTGAAGAATATGTGGGTAAAGGGTTGAAGGTAGGTGTGTTGGTCGCTGGGAGATGGGAGTCAAGTGTTGGACATGAGGTTAGGATCCTCGGCCCAGAAAAAGACTTGAAAACCATCGCGAAAAACTTGTTTAAGGCTCTTCGAGAGCTGGACGAGAAAAAGGTAGACATCATCGTCGCTGGAGATGTAAACTTTGAGGGTCTAGGGTTGGCTGTGATGAACAGGTTAAGAAAGGCTTCAGGATATAGAATATTAAAAGCTTAACGCATATGGTTAGAACGCTTGCTTACGCCATATTAAAGGGCCTGTCTTTCAAGGATAATTATTTTGATTTTAACGGAGCTAAGCATTAAAATGGATGGTTAATGTTAAATGTTTCAAAAACGTAGGATGAGTCGTCCAACGAGGCCTCGTAAGCCAATAAATCCAATTATCGATTTCACCGAAAATCCACAACAACGTGACTTATAACAGACAACCTATCGCCACTGAATTAAATGTTCGTAGGTGTCGCCGATCCTAGAAAATGAAAACTTACCTCCTGCAGATTCATCTTCGGTGAATCAGTTAGCGGAGCGTCCGCCAACCTAAGGGCGATGCCCGAGTCCCCGAAGGCAAGGCTCCTAGTGACGGGCGCTCGAAGAAATTTTATCGGCCTTCATATAAAGTTTATCTGGAACATTATCCCAAAATGGCTTTAACAGGTGTACGTTTGTTGGCTGTAAGGCGCATTAATGAAGATGTCCGTGAATTTTTCAGTGCCGTAATAATCATCCTTAAGGTGTTGGCAGGCATTTTCATAGCCTTTTTAGCGGTCTTACTCCTCGTTTATTTGTTGCCTTTGGCGTTGCGGGCGGCGGGGAGCCCAGCTTACATTTCCCTACCTGAGGCTCTTAGAGAGTTCACGAGAGGGCTTGGGACTGTGATGGGTGGGCTACTGTGGGCGATCTTCGGGGTGATCATCGCCATCATCGTCATCTGGGTTATCGCTGCGATTTTTCCCGTGTTCATGAAGGCTAAGCCTTGGAGGCATATTAAGTGGAGGGATGAGGCGTTGGAAACCTTGAGGCTACGGTACGCGAAAGGGGAAATCACGGAAAAGCGATACTTGGAAATGAAGCGAATCTTGGAAGAGGAAACGTAGCATCCTCAGAAGGTGTGAGTTTAAACTCGGGTCCTCCTGGATCGTTTCCTACTAGTTTAAGCATTCGGTTAATGTGAATGAAGCCAGGTGGATACGCGACAACTGAAGCCTTTGAAACTTCGGCCAATCCTTGGAGAAACGAATAAATATGGGCGTATTAATCACGGTTAACTCCATTCTCAGAAGCGAAATACACTTCAACTCTTCCCTCTGTATAGGTGTATGAATCGATTGAAAGCTAATCGAAGCCAGCTTATCAACAGGCTTATAAAAATAATTCAAACCGCGAGAAATTTGACATAAAGCGATGAATGAATATCGATGAATTATGGTTTTTAGCTTAAACAAGCCGAAAATAATCTTAAAGAAGAGATTTTTGATGGAGCCCCGGGCGGGCTTTGAACCCGCGACCTCCGGCTCTCCAGCTTCGTTACCAAGCCGACGCCCCACCAGTCTAGGCTTTCCCGCCAAACGGCACCGGGGCCTTTTTTGGGGCTGGCTTCACATCGTATGTGAATAAACGCGCTGTTAATAAGATTTTCATTCCGATTAAAATGTTTGGTTAAAAAAGCTTGGGCTTATAAAAACAATTTTACTTACATAGTGCCAATCTTTTTAATAGAAACATTTAACGTGGAAAGGTTTAAGAATGAATTAAACAGTAATAAAGGACTGTAGAAGCATAATGGAGGAGAGTTGAAAATGGTGAAAAAATGTCCGACCTGCGGAGCCAACAACAGAGATGACGCGGCCTTCTGCTCAGCTTGTGGTGCATCCCTAACCGTCGCTGCTCCTTTCGCTGCTCCTACGGTGAAGCCTGTTCCCTCTGTTAGGGTGGTTTCGCCTGTAGCCCCTGCGATGGCCCCTGCGCCTGTCAGGGTTCCGCCTCCAGGCATGTGTTACTACCATCCCAACTTGCCCGCCGTCTACGTGTGCAATCGATGCGGCCGACCCATATGCCGAGACGACGCCAAAGCCTACAGCGACCTCATCCTATGCCCACAATGCTACCTGATGGTTCCACCCCCCGCCTACTACGCCCCTGTTCCAGCCGCACCTCCACCAGTGATGGCACCCCCACCGCCAGCCATGCCCCCTCCGGCGCCCGCAGCCGTGTATCCCCCTGCGAGAGCCACCTGGGGATTCCTAACCTCGCTGATCGCTGGCATTATGATCATCATTAACGCCGCTGCGTTGCTGTCATTGGGGTTCTACACGTTTTGGTCGGGGATATTTCCATGGATCACGTATTTCGGCGCCTTCCCGCCTTGGATGCTGTTCGCGATCGGCATCATCCTAGGCGTAATCGTGTGCATCGGATCAGTTCTGATGATCCTCGGCTACGGCACAATAGGAGCGGTAGTGGTGATGCCTGCGGCGATCATATCCCTCATACTGGGCGGCGGCTTCATAGTTGGCTTTGTGCTTGGAATCGTCGGCGGAATACTTGGAATGCTTGGAAGATAGTCGAAAACCCCCCACTTAAACCCCCCTATTTTTAAATAAAAATATTTAGAGGATAATATAGTGAAATTACGTCGATTCGCTGATTAATTACGACGGTGGAGGAGGTTGACTTCTCTCAATGTTGACAGCAAGGTTATCGACAAGATAATTGAATCCTCGAATAAAACGGAGGACGGCCGCGTCATCGGGTTGCTGATAGGATCCGTAGAAGGCGACGAAATACTCGTCCAAGATGCGATTCAAACAAGGCATCTGCAGGAGGAGCGGGGCATTAAGATACATCCGAACGACATAGCTGAGATCGCTCAGAAACTTTTGGATAAGAAAATAAAGGGAAATGTGATCGGCTGGTTCCACACCCATCCGGGCTACGGAGCCTACATGTCAGATGTTGACGTTCAAACTCAAAAGGTTTTACAGCAGTTCTCACCTTTCATGGTCTCCCTCATAGTCGATCCGAAGAAAAAGGAGGCTAAGTTTTTTACCTTAAATGAAGATAATAAGGTTAAGGAGTTTAGAGGTGGAAAGTTGAACCGCGTAGGCAAAGGTGAGGGCGTCATCCAACGGTTGCGGGAAGGCGCATCAGCGGCGCCAGCTCCCTACCCCACAGCCCCCACCAAACCACCCCTTTCGAAAAGGCAAGTTTACCTACTTATCACTACCTTAGTGCTGGTAGGCGTGTTATTAGCCGGCATATTCACCGTATTCGCCTTAAAGGCTCCGGCTGCGTACACCCTTCCCACCATTCAGCACACTCCGGTTCAAAGGGGGGAGGTGGGAAAGGAAGTTACATTGAAAGCCAAGGTGACAGGGGGAGAGGGTGGGATCCACAACGTCACATTATCCTACGAGTGGAGTGAGTGGACGCTTACCAGTGAAGGAACGCTCTCAACCATCGAGCATCCGTGGAAAACCGCGTTAATGCTTCTCGTCGCCGCAGGCGGCGACGAATACGCTTACACAATCCCCTCCAGCGAGGTCGCGGGCGACGTAGACTACTTCATAACCGCCTTCGACAAAGCAGGACACACAGTCAGCACCTTAATATACACCATTAAGGTAGCCGACTTCCAAATTGAAGCTGAAACGGATACGTTGATTGTTCACTTAGGCGAAGCCCAACGAACCAGCGTCGTCGTGAAACCCATAAACGAATTCCAGTCACCCGTCGAGCTGAGAACTGAGAAAACACCCTATGGAATCCAAGCCACCGTTAAACCCAGTAGTGTCACTCCGCCTAAAGGAGGGGAGGTTAAGGCCACCCTTGAAATCTCCGCCGCCGATTACCCCGGAACTTTCAGAGGCCAATTCGACCTTTTAATCTACGGGAAATCAGGTAAAGCCGAGCATAAAACCTCGATCACCGTCGTAGTCCCATACTACGAGGTCACCGTGTCACCCAGCTCCATCACAATCACCAAGGGTCAGACAGCCACCTACGATATTAAACTCAACCCATCCCAACACTTCACCAAGGAGGTGGGCTTCACTCTATCCGGGCTACCATCCGAGGAAATAGGATGGGAGATAGCGTTAAAAGG
This window contains:
- a CDS encoding zinc ribbon domain-containing protein, with protein sequence MVKKCPTCGANNRDDAAFCSACGASLTVAAPFAAPTVKPVPSVRVVSPVAPAMAPAPVRVPPPGMCYYHPNLPAVYVCNRCGRPICRDDAKAYSDLILCPQCYLMVPPPAYYAPVPAAPPPVMAPPPPAMPPPAPAAVYPPARATWGFLTSLIAGIMIIINAAALLSLGFYTFWSGIFPWITYFGAFPPWMLFAIGIILGVIVCIGSVLMILGYGTIGAVVVMPAAIISLILGGGFIVGFVLGIVGGILGMLGR
- a CDS encoding L-threonylcarbamoyladenylate synthase gives rise to the protein MVYKVNPLRPECEIIRAAAKVIREGGIVAFPTETVYGLGVNALDPEAVKKVYEVKRRPADNPTIVHIADKMEAQRLAAEIPEIGYELMERFWPGPLTLVLKKSEIVPSITVAGLDTVAVRIPKHRVALMLIKEAGVPVAAPSANLAGKPSPTLAEHVIRDLDGKIDMVLDGGPTEIGVESTVLDLTTPQPLVLRPGGVTLEELRRVLREVQLHPVAVTMEKLNHELARSPGMKHKHYAPNAEMILVEGERRERVKERIRELVEEYVGKGLKVGVLVAGRWESSVGHEVRILGPEKDLKTIAKNLFKALRELDEKKVDIIVAGDVNFEGLGLAVMNRLRKASGYRILKA